In Enterobacter cloacae, the following are encoded in one genomic region:
- the arcB gene encoding ornithine carbamoyltransferase, catabolic encodes MTINLKNRNFLKLLDYTPAEIQYLIDLAIELKAAKKAGREKQTLVGKNIALIFEKTSTRTRCAFEVGAFDQGAQVTYLGPSGSQIGHKESMKDTARVLGRMYDGIEYRGYGQAIVEELGEYAGVPVWNGLTDEFHPTQILADLMTMLEHAPGKTLPELSFAYLGDARNNMGNSLMVGAAKMGMDIRLVAPKSFWPEAGLVEQCRAIAKETGARITLTDDVEEGVHGTDFLYTDVWVSMGEPKEAWAERVSLMTPYQINTKVMKATGNPNVKFMHCLPAFHNEHTKVGREIEMAYGLKGLEVTEEVFESPNSIVFDEAENRMHTIKAVMVATLGD; translated from the coding sequence ATGACCATCAACCTGAAAAACCGCAATTTCCTCAAACTGCTGGACTACACCCCGGCGGAGATCCAGTACCTGATCGACCTCGCCATTGAGCTGAAGGCCGCCAAAAAAGCCGGACGCGAAAAGCAAACCCTGGTCGGGAAAAACATCGCCCTGATTTTTGAAAAAACCTCCACCCGCACCCGCTGCGCCTTTGAGGTCGGCGCATTTGACCAGGGTGCGCAGGTGACCTACCTCGGCCCAAGCGGCTCGCAGATTGGTCATAAAGAGTCGATGAAAGACACCGCCCGCGTGCTGGGACGGATGTATGACGGCATTGAGTATCGCGGCTACGGCCAGGCGATTGTTGAAGAGCTGGGTGAGTATGCAGGCGTACCGGTGTGGAACGGCCTGACCGATGAGTTCCACCCAACCCAAATCCTCGCCGACCTGATGACCATGCTGGAGCACGCTCCGGGCAAAACCCTGCCGGAGCTGAGCTTTGCCTACCTGGGTGACGCACGTAACAACATGGGCAACTCCCTGATGGTTGGCGCGGCCAAGATGGGCATGGACATCCGCCTCGTGGCACCGAAGTCCTTCTGGCCTGAAGCGGGTCTGGTTGAACAGTGTCGCGCCATCGCCAAAGAAACCGGGGCGCGCATCACCCTCACCGACGACGTGGAAGAAGGCGTACACGGTACCGATTTCCTCTACACCGACGTGTGGGTCTCAATGGGCGAGCCGAAGGAGGCCTGGGCCGAACGCGTCAGCCTGATGACCCCGTACCAGATCAACACGAAGGTCATGAAGGCCACCGGTAACCCGAACGTCAAGTTCATGCACTGCCTGCCTGCGTTCCATAACGAGCACACCAAAGTGGGCCGTGAAATTGAAATGGCCTACGGCCTGAAAGGGCTGGAAGTGACAGAAGAGGTCTTTGAATCACCGAACTCTATCGTCTTTGACGAAGCCGAAAACCGCATGCACACCATTAAAGCGGTCATGGTGGCGACACTCGGCGACTAA
- a CDS encoding carbamate kinase yields the protein MERKPTLVVALGGNALLKRGEPLEAEIQRQNIELAARTIAGLTEQWRVVLVHGNGPQVGLLALQNSAYDKVTPYPLDILGAESQGMIGYMLQQALKNILPQREVSVLLTQVEVDASDPAFTNPTKYIGPVYNEAQAKTLQAEKGWVFKADGSYFRRVVPSPQPKRIVESDAISALIQRDHLVICNGGGGVPVVENARGYHGIEAVIDKDLSAALLARQIEADALLILTDADAVYLDWGKPTQRPLAQVTPELLKGMQFDAGSMGPKVAACREFVEACHGIAGIGALADGAEILAGEKGTLIRN from the coding sequence ATGGAAAGAAAACCCACTCTGGTTGTGGCCCTCGGCGGCAACGCCCTGCTCAAACGCGGCGAACCGCTGGAAGCGGAGATCCAGCGCCAGAATATCGAGCTGGCGGCTCGCACCATCGCCGGGCTGACGGAACAGTGGCGCGTGGTGCTGGTTCACGGCAACGGGCCGCAGGTCGGGCTGCTGGCGCTGCAAAACAGTGCTTACGACAAAGTGACGCCTTACCCGCTCGACATCCTCGGAGCCGAAAGCCAGGGAATGATCGGCTACATGCTCCAGCAGGCGCTGAAAAATATCCTTCCCCAGCGTGAGGTCAGCGTACTGCTCACCCAGGTGGAAGTGGATGCCAGCGACCCGGCCTTTACCAACCCAACCAAGTACATCGGCCCGGTTTACAACGAAGCGCAGGCGAAAACGCTACAGGCGGAAAAAGGCTGGGTATTCAAGGCCGACGGTAGCTACTTCCGCCGCGTGGTGCCCTCCCCTCAGCCGAAACGCATCGTCGAGAGCGACGCCATCTCGGCGCTGATCCAGCGCGATCACCTGGTGATTTGCAACGGCGGTGGCGGCGTGCCGGTGGTGGAAAACGCCAGGGGCTATCACGGCATCGAGGCGGTGATCGACAAAGACCTCTCTGCCGCACTGCTGGCGCGTCAGATCGAGGCCGATGCCCTGCTGATCCTGACCGATGCCGATGCGGTGTATCTCGACTGGGGTAAACCGACGCAGCGCCCGCTGGCACAGGTGACACCGGAACTGCTCAAAGGCATGCAATTCGACGCCGGTTCGATGGGGCCGAAAGTGGCCGCCTGCCGCGAGTTTGTTGAAGCCTGTCACGGCATTGCCGGGATCGGCGCGCTGGCCGATGGAGCAGAGATCCTGGCGGGCGAGAAAGGCACGTTGATTCGTAACTGA
- the arcA gene encoding arginine deiminase, with the protein MEKHYVGSEIGQLRSVMLHRPNLSLKRLTPSNCQELLFDDVLSVERAGEEHDIFANTLREQGVEVLLLTDLLTQTLDIAAAKAWLLETQISDYRLGPTFAGDVRGWLADMPHRELARRLSGGLTYGEIPAAIKNMVVDTHTANDFIMKPLPNHLFTRDTSCWIYNGVSINPMAKPARQRETNNLRAIYRWHPAFADGDFIKYFGDENINYDHATLEGGDVLVIGRGAVLIGMSERTTPQGVEFLANSLFKHRQAERVIAVELPKHRSCMHLDTVMTHIDVDTFSVYPEVVRKDAQCWTLTPDGRGGLLRTQETDLLHAIEKALGINQVRLITTGGDAFEAEREQWNDANNVLTIRPGVVIGYERNVWTNEKYDKAGITVLPIPGDELGRGRGGARCMSCPLERDGI; encoded by the coding sequence ATGGAAAAGCATTACGTCGGTTCTGAAATTGGTCAATTGCGTAGCGTTATGCTGCATCGCCCAAATTTAAGTCTGAAACGTTTAACACCATCGAACTGTCAGGAACTGTTATTTGATGATGTGCTCTCGGTTGAACGGGCGGGTGAAGAGCATGATATTTTCGCAAACACGCTGCGTGAGCAGGGTGTGGAAGTCCTGCTGTTAACCGATCTACTTACCCAAACGCTTGATATTGCTGCAGCAAAAGCCTGGCTGCTGGAAACGCAAATCTCTGACTATCGCCTGGGGCCAACCTTCGCGGGTGACGTGCGGGGCTGGCTGGCAGATATGCCACACCGCGAACTGGCGCGTCGGTTAAGCGGCGGGTTAACCTACGGTGAAATTCCGGCAGCCATTAAAAATATGGTGGTGGATACCCACACGGCAAATGATTTTATTATGAAGCCGTTGCCTAACCATTTATTTACCCGCGATACCTCCTGCTGGATTTATAACGGTGTATCCATTAACCCAATGGCTAAACCGGCACGTCAGCGTGAAACCAATAACCTGCGCGCAATATACCGCTGGCATCCGGCATTTGCCGATGGCGATTTTATTAAATATTTCGGTGATGAAAACATTAATTACGACCACGCGACATTAGAAGGGGGTGACGTATTAGTGATTGGCCGTGGGGCAGTATTAATCGGCATGTCCGAGCGCACCACCCCGCAGGGCGTGGAGTTCCTCGCCAACAGTTTGTTCAAACATCGCCAGGCCGAACGCGTGATCGCCGTTGAACTGCCAAAACACCGCTCCTGCATGCACCTCGACACCGTCATGACCCACATCGACGTGGATACCTTCTCCGTTTACCCGGAAGTGGTGCGTAAAGACGCCCAGTGCTGGACGCTCACTCCGGACGGACGCGGCGGCCTGCTGCGCACGCAGGAAACCGACCTGCTACACGCCATCGAAAAAGCCCTCGGCATTAACCAGGTACGCCTGATCACCACCGGTGGCGATGCCTTTGAAGCTGAGCGTGAGCAGTGGAACGACGCCAACAACGTGCTGACCATCCGCCCGGGCGTGGTGATTGGTTACGAGCGCAACGTCTGGACGAACGAGAAGTACGACAAAGCAGGCATTACCGTGCTGCCGATCCCGGGTGACGAGCTGGGTCGCGGTCGCGGCGGCGCGCGCTGCATGAGCTGCCCACTGGAACGCGACGGAATTTAA
- the arcB gene encoding ornithine carbamoyltransferase, catabolic, producing the protein MSDLYKKHFLKLLDFTPAQFTSLLTLAAQLKADKKNGKEVQKLTGKNIALIFEKDSTRTRCSFEVAAFDQGARVTYLGPSGSQIGHKESIKDTARVLGRMYDGIQYRGHGQEVVETLAQYAGVPVWNGLTNEFHPTQLLADLLTMQEHLPGKAFNEMTLVYAGDARNNMGNSMLEAAALTGLDLRLVAPKACWPEESLVAECSALAEKNGGKITLTEDVAAGVKGADFIYTDVWVSMGEAKEKWVERIALLRGYQVNSQMMALTGNPGVKFLHCLPAFHDDQTTLGKQMAKEFDLHGGMEVTDEVFESAASIVFDQAENRMHTIKAVMVATLGE; encoded by the coding sequence ATGTCTGATCTGTATAAGAAACACTTTCTGAAATTGCTCGATTTTACGCCTGCACAGTTCACCTCTCTGCTGACCCTTGCCGCACAACTCAAAGCGGATAAAAAAAATGGCAAGGAAGTACAAAAGCTTACTGGTAAAAACATCGCGCTCATCTTCGAAAAAGACTCAACCCGTACACGATGCTCTTTCGAAGTTGCCGCATTTGACCAGGGCGCACGCGTCACGTATTTAGGGCCGAGCGGCAGCCAGATTGGGCATAAAGAGTCAATTAAAGACACCGCTCGCGTGCTGGGCCGTATGTACGACGGCATTCAGTATCGCGGCCACGGTCAGGAAGTGGTCGAAACGCTGGCGCAGTATGCGGGCGTACCGGTCTGGAACGGGCTGACCAACGAGTTCCACCCGACGCAGCTGTTGGCAGATCTGCTGACCATGCAGGAGCACCTGCCGGGCAAAGCATTTAACGAGATGACGCTGGTCTACGCAGGCGATGCGCGCAATAACATGGGCAACTCAATGCTCGAAGCGGCGGCATTAACCGGGCTGGACCTGCGTCTGGTGGCACCAAAGGCCTGCTGGCCGGAAGAGAGCCTGGTGGCCGAGTGCAGCGCACTGGCAGAGAAGAATGGCGGTAAGATCACCCTGACGGAAGATGTGGCGGCTGGCGTGAAAGGGGCGGACTTCATCTATACCGACGTGTGGGTATCGATGGGCGAGGCGAAAGAGAAGTGGGTGGAACGTATCGCTTTGCTGCGCGGCTATCAGGTGAACAGCCAGATGATGGCGCTGACCGGCAACCCGGGCGTGAAGTTCCTGCACTGTCTGCCGGCCTTCCATGACGACCAGACCACGCTCGGCAAGCAGATGGCGAAAGAGTTCGATCTGCACGGCGGAATGGAAGTGACGGACGAGGTGTTTGAGTCGGCGGCAAGCATTGTGTTTGACCAGGCGGAAAACCGGATGCACACCATTAAGGCGGTGATGGTCGCGACGCTTGGGGAGTGA
- the rraB gene encoding regulator of ribonuclease activity B gives MANPEHLEEQREETRLIIEELLEDGSDPDALYTIEHHFSADDFDALEKLAVEAFKLGYEVTEPEELEVEEGDTVICCDILSEGALKAELIDAQVEQLMNLAEKFDVEYDGWGTYFEDPNGEDGDEDDEDYVDEDDDGVRH, from the coding sequence ATGGCAAACCCGGAACACCTGGAAGAGCAACGCGAAGAGACGCGTCTGATTATTGAAGAACTGCTGGAAGACGGTAGCGATCCGGACGCGCTGTACACCATCGAGCACCATTTCTCTGCCGACGATTTCGATGCGCTGGAAAAACTGGCGGTTGAAGCCTTCAAACTGGGTTATGAAGTGACTGAGCCGGAAGAGCTGGAAGTGGAAGAGGGCGACACCGTCATCTGCTGCGACATCCTGAGCGAAGGCGCGCTGAAAGCGGAGCTTATCGACGCACAGGTTGAACAGCTGATGAACCTGGCCGAGAAGTTTGACGTGGAGTACGACGGCTGGGGAACCTACTTCGAAGATCCGAACGGTGAAGACGGCGACGAAGACGACGAAGATTACGTCGATGAAGACGACGATGGCGTGCGTCACTAA
- a CDS encoding tRNA-(ms[2]io[6]A)-hydroxylase: protein MDYPQILAPVLNFLQCPTPQAWIDKARDPANLPLLLTDHMVCELKAAQTALLLVRKYVADESGADALLDWLKPYEAFTFREGPEPDFVALHKQIGKSVMPKTDDPWGQALIDSMVLLIKEELHHFWQVREAMLARNIPYVKITASRYAKGMLKEVRTHEPLTLIDKLICGAYIEARSCERFAALAPFLDDELQKFYLSLLRSEARHYQDYLTLAQRVSDNDISPRIKLFGEIEATLISTPDNAFRFHSGVPV, encoded by the coding sequence ATGGATTACCCGCAGATTCTCGCCCCCGTACTCAACTTCCTCCAGTGCCCAACCCCGCAAGCATGGATTGATAAAGCCCGCGACCCGGCTAACCTGCCGCTGCTGCTCACCGACCATATGGTGTGCGAGCTGAAGGCTGCACAGACCGCGCTGCTGCTGGTGCGCAAATACGTCGCCGATGAAAGCGGAGCCGACGCGCTGCTCGACTGGCTCAAACCTTACGAAGCCTTTACCTTCCGCGAAGGCCCGGAGCCGGATTTTGTGGCCCTGCATAAGCAGATTGGCAAAAGCGTGATGCCCAAAACCGACGACCCGTGGGGCCAGGCACTGATCGACAGCATGGTGTTGCTGATAAAAGAAGAGCTGCACCACTTCTGGCAGGTGCGCGAGGCGATGCTGGCGCGCAACATTCCGTATGTGAAAATCACCGCCAGCCGCTACGCCAAAGGGATGCTGAAAGAAGTGCGTACCCACGAACCGCTGACGCTGATCGACAAGCTTATCTGCGGTGCGTACATTGAAGCCCGCTCCTGCGAACGCTTCGCCGCGCTGGCCCCGTTCCTGGACGACGAGTTGCAGAAGTTCTATCTCTCGCTGCTGCGCTCGGAAGCACGGCATTACCAGGACTATCTGACGCTTGCCCAACGGGTGAGTGACAACGATATCTCCCCCCGAATAAAGCTTTTTGGTGAAATTGAAGCCACACTTATCTCGACACCGGATAACGCGTTTCGCTTCCATAGCGGCGTGCCGGTGTAA
- a CDS encoding integrase: MKLNARQVETAKPKDKTYKMADGGGLYLEVSAKGSKYWRMKYRRPSDKKEDRLAFGVWPTVTLAQARAKRDEAKKLLVQGIDPKAEQKEALAENSGAYTFETIAREWHESNKRWSEDHRSRVLRYLELYIFPHIGSSDIRQLKTSHLLAPIKKVDASGKHDVAQRLQQRVTAIMRYAVQNDYIDSNPASDMAGALSTTKARHYPALPSSRFPEFLTRLAAYRGRVMTRIAVELSLLTFVRSSELRFARWDEFDFDKSLWRIPAKREEIKGVRYSYRGMKMKEEHIVPLSRQAMFLLEQLKQISGGQELLFPGDHDATKVMSENTVNSALRAMGYDTKTEVCGHGFRTMARGAMGESGLWSDDAIERQLSHTERNNVRAAYIHTSEHLDERRLMVQWWADYLEKNIKTPITPYEFGRLKK, from the coding sequence ATGAAGCTCAACGCCAGACAGGTCGAGACCGCAAAGCCAAAAGACAAAACCTATAAAATGGCCGATGGCGGCGGTTTGTATCTCGAGGTTTCGGCCAAGGGTTCTAAATACTGGCGTATGAAATACAGACGCCCCTCAGACAAAAAAGAGGATCGCCTCGCTTTTGGTGTTTGGCCTACTGTGACGCTTGCTCAGGCAAGAGCAAAGCGCGATGAAGCTAAAAAACTGTTAGTGCAGGGCATTGATCCAAAAGCCGAACAGAAAGAAGCTCTGGCCGAGAATTCGGGGGCTTATACTTTCGAAACCATTGCCCGTGAATGGCATGAAAGTAACAAGCGCTGGAGTGAAGACCATCGATCGCGCGTTCTTCGCTACCTTGAGCTTTATATCTTCCCTCATATCGGTTCGTCCGACATTCGCCAGCTCAAAACCAGCCACCTGTTAGCCCCGATTAAAAAAGTTGATGCCAGTGGTAAGCATGACGTTGCTCAGCGTCTTCAGCAACGTGTCACGGCTATTATGCGTTATGCAGTACAGAACGATTACATCGACTCAAACCCAGCCAGTGATATGGCCGGTGCGCTATCGACAACCAAAGCGCGACATTACCCCGCTTTACCCTCCAGCCGGTTCCCAGAGTTTCTTACTCGTCTTGCTGCATATCGTGGCCGGGTAATGACACGGATCGCGGTTGAGCTTTCCTTACTGACTTTTGTGCGCTCCAGTGAGTTACGTTTCGCGCGTTGGGATGAATTCGACTTTGATAAATCTCTTTGGCGTATACCTGCAAAACGAGAAGAAATTAAAGGTGTGCGTTACTCGTATCGTGGCATGAAGATGAAAGAGGAGCATATTGTTCCTCTCAGTCGACAGGCGATGTTTTTGTTAGAGCAGCTTAAGCAGATTAGTGGTGGTCAAGAGCTGCTTTTCCCCGGTGATCATGACGCAACTAAGGTTATGAGTGAAAACACAGTAAATAGCGCATTGCGTGCTATGGGATATGATACGAAAACGGAAGTTTGCGGGCACGGCTTTAGAACAATGGCGCGTGGTGCAATGGGGGAGTCAGGGCTATGGAGCGATGATGCGATAGAAAGGCAGTTGAGCCATACAGAGCGTAATAATGTGCGAGCGGCATACATACATACTTCTGAGCATTTGGATGAGCGACGGTTAATGGTGCAGTGGTGGGCTGACTATCTTGAGAAAAATATTAAAACCCCTATTACTCCTTATGAGTTTGGGAGGCTTAAGAAATAA